DNA from Oryzisolibacter sp. LB2S:
ATTGCGCGATCTGCGCCGGCGTGAGGTGGATGTTCACGCCCAGGGCCTCCATGGCGTCCGCGCTGCCCGAGGTGCTGCTCACGCTGCGCCCGCCATGCTTGCTGACCTTGCCGCCCGCGGCGGCGATCACGAAGGTGGCGCAGGTGGAGATGTTGAAGGTGCCCGCGCCGTCGCCACCCGTGCCCACGATGTCCACGAGATGCGTGGTGTCGGCCACCTGCACCTTGGTGGAGAACTCGCGCATCACCTGGGCCGCGGCCGTGATCTCGCCAATCGTTTCCTTCTTCACGCGCAGGCCGGTGATGATGGCCGCCGTCATCACGGGCGAGAGCTCGCCGCCCATGATCATGCGCATCAGGTGCAGCATCTCGTCATGGAAGATCTCGCGGTGCTCTATGGTGCGCTGCAGCGCCTCCTGCGGGGTGATGGTGCTCATGGTTGCCTCATTTTTGGCTCAGGTAGCGATACCCATTGGATACCCATTGACCCCGTCATCCCCGCGAAGGCGGGGATCCAGGCGCCACACAAGCAGTTGATTCATCACTGCTGTGGATCCCCGCCTTCGCGGGGATGACGGTGGATTGTGCAAGCATCGCGTGCAATCAACAGGCATGGCTACTTTTATCTCGTTTTTGATAGCTGCTCGCGCTTGTCTGGCGCTCGTCACAGCCGATTTCTTCTCTTATGCCTGCTGCAGGAAGTTCTTCAGCATGGCGTGGCCATGCTCGGTCAGGATGCTCTCGGGGTGGAACTGCACGCCCTCGACGGCCAGCTCGCGGTGGCGCACACCCTGGATCTCGCCGTCCTCGCTCGTGGCGGTCACCACCAGGCAGTCGGGCAGCGTGGCGCGCTCGATCGCGAGCGAGTGGTAGCGGTTCACGGTGAACTGGCGCGGCAGTCCGGCGAACACGCCTTGCTCGTCCGTGGTGATGACGCTGGTCTTGCCATGCATGAGCTGCTGCGCGCGCACTATGCGCCCGCCAAAGGCCGCGCCAATGCTCTGGTGGCCCAGGCACACGCCCAGGATGGGCAGCCTGCCGGCAAAGTGCCGGATCGCCGCCACCGACACGCCGGCCTCGGCGGGCGAGCAGGGGCCGGGCGAGATCACGAGCCGGTCGGGCGCGCGCGCGGCAATGCCCTCGAGCGTGATCTCGTCGTTGCGATACACCTCGACCTCGGCGCCAAGCTCGCCGAAGTACTGCACGATGTTGTAGGTGAAGCTGTCGTAGTTGTCGACCATCAGAAGCTTCATGGCGCATCCCCCGGCGCGCGCAGGCGCGCAAATTCCTCGTGCTCGTAGGCGATGTAGGCCTCCATCATGCTGCGGTAGATGGCCTCGATCACGTCGGGCTGGCCGCCCTCGGCCGCGGCGCGCGGGCGCACGCGGTCGATGATGGCCTCGATGCGCTCCTCGTCGCGCACCTGGCCCGCTTCCTTCTTGATCCGCGCGGCCTGGGTCATGTAGCCGCCGCGTGTCACCAGCAGGGGCACGAGGATGTCGTCGAGCGCGTCGATCTGCCGACGCACCTCCTCCATCGTGGTGCAGTGCCGTACGTTTTCGATCGCGCGCGTCATTCCAGACCTTCCTCTACCAATTCCGCCGCGCGCAGCAATGCGCGGGCCTTGTGTTCCGTTTCTTTCCATTCGAGCTCGGGCACCGAGTCCGCCACCACGCCCGCGGCCGCCTGCACGTAGAGCATGCCGTCCTTGACGATGCCCGTGCGGATGGCAATGGCCACGTCCATGTCGCCCGCGTAGCTCAGATAGCCGCAGGCTCCGCCGTACAGGCCGCGCTTGGTGGGCTCGAGCTCGTCGATCAGCTCCATGGCATGCACCTTGGGCGCGCCCGTGAGCGTGCCCGCGGGGAAGGTCGCCTTGAGCACGTCCATGCTGGTCATGCCCTCGTTGAGGATGCCCTCGACGTTGCTCACGATGTGCATGACATGGCTGTAGCGCTCGACGACGAAGGCCTCGGTCACCTTCACGCTGCCGGTCCTGGCAATGCGGCCGATGTCGTTGCGCGCGAGGTCGATGAGCATCACATGCTCGGCGCGCTCCTTCGGGTCATTGACGAGCTCCTGCTCGGCCGCCCTGTCCTTCTCGGGCGTGGCGCCGCGCGGACGCGTGCCGGCCAGCGGACGAATCGTGACCTTGGTGCCCTCCTCGGTGCGCTCCTGGCGCACCAGGATCTCGGGGCTCGCTCCCACCACCTGGAAGTCGCCAAAGTGGTAGTAATACATGTAGGGCGAGGGGTTGAGCGAGCGCAGCGCGCGGTACAGGCTCAGCGGACTCTGCGTGTAGCGCTTGTGGATGCGCTGGCCCACCTGCACCTGCATGAAGTCGCCCGCGGCGATCAGCTCCTTGGCGCGCTGCACGGCCGCCAGGTAATCCTCCTTGGCAAAGCTGCGCTGCGCGGGGTGGCTCTCGCTGGCGCGCACCTGCGGCGCGCTCACCGAATACTTGAGCTGGTCCTTGAGCTCGCGCAGGCGCTTCTTGGCCTTCGCATAGGCCTCACTCTGGGCCGGGTCGGCATAGACGATGAGATAGAGCTTGCCCGAAAGGTTGTCGATGACTGCCAGCTCCTCGCACTGCAGCAGCAGGATGTCGGGGCAGCCCAGGCTGTCGGGCGGGCAGGAGTTCTCGAGCTTTTTCTCGATGTAGCGCACCGCGTCGTAGCCGAAATAGCCCGCCAGCCCGCCGCAGAAGCGCGGCAGCCCCGGGCGCAGCGCCACCTTGAAGCGCTTTTGGTACTCGGCAATGAAGTCCAGCGGGTTGCCGGCGTGGGTCTCGACCACCTGGCCGTCGCTCACGACCTCGGTGCGCGCGGCATCGCCGAAGCCGCTGGCACGCAAGAGCGTGCGCGCGGGCAGGCCGATGAAGCTGTAGCGCCCGAAACGCTCGCCACCGACGACGGATTCGAGCAGAAAGCTGTTGCGGCCATCGCCCTTGCCATGGGCGAGCTTCAGATACAGGGACAGCGGGGTTTCCAGGTCCGCGAAGGCTTCCGCAATCATGGGGATGCGGTTGTAGCCCTCCAGGGCCAGGCTTTTGAATTCCAGTTCAGTGATCACGTCAGGAGATCCCAGCTCATGCGGCAGGCTGCAGGCCGTGCCGCGGGTTCATTCGGGAAGCGGCCCCTCCGGGAAGCGGGCCAGGGGTGCACGCCGGGCCGCGCCCAGGTGCGATCAGAAGTGGCAATGCGCTGGCTTGCGCCAGGGCCAGGCTCCCCGGTCGCTACGACCTGCAATGACGCGGCGGTGAATGAACATGGGCGCAGTGTAGCAAAGCGCCCCCGAACGGACGGCCAAGGCAGAGGAGGAGGTCGGCCTCCCTCGTGCGGAAATTACATATGGATAACACTTCAATATCACCATACATTTGTCGATACACTTGCTTGCAATCACGCAAACACCGGAGAACGCCCATGCGACTCAATGACATCAAGGTAGGGACGCGCCTGGCGCTCTCCTTTGGCCTGGTGCTGCTCATCACCGCCACCATCGCCGGCATCGGCGTCTGGCGCCTGCAGACCCTGGCCAACGAGACACAGCGGCTGACAAGCACCGACAACGAACGCCTGAGGGCGGCGGTGCAGTGGCGCCAGGGCATAGACCAGAACTGGATACGCACGCGTGCCGCGCTGCTCGATCCGGGCAACGACCGCCTGGCGGCCTGGAACGCGGAGATGGCCGAAACCTCCAAGGGCGTGGACGTGTCGCGCAAGGTGGTGGAACGACTGCTGCAATCCGACGAGGGGCGCCGCATGCTCGGCGACATCGACAGGGCGCGCGAGGCCTACCGCGGGCCGCGCGCCGAACTGTTCAAGCGCAAGGCCGCGGGCGAGGACGTGGCCCCGCTGGTGGACAGCCAGCTCAAGCCCCTGTCCGATGCCTATATCCAGACGCTGACGGCGCTGGAGGCACGTCAGCTGATGCTGTATGAACAGACGCGCGACCAGGCCGTGGCCGCGGCCTCGACCGGGCGCATGATCCTCGTCGCCGCCACCGTGGTGGCGCTGCTCCTGGGTGCGGTCGCCGCGCTGCTGCTGAGCCGCTCCATCACCGCCCCGCTGCATCTCGCCGTGCGCCGCGCCGGCCAGATCGCCGAGGGCGACCTGACCCAGCCCATCGATGCCCAGGGCCGCGACGAGGCGGCTGCCCTGCTGGGCGCGCTGCGCGACATGCAGGCCAGCCTGACGCGCGTGGTGGCCGATGTGCGCGCCAATGCCGAAGGCGTGGCAACGGCCAGCAGCCAGATTGCCCAGGGCAACCAGGACCTGTCGGCGCGCACCGAATCCCAGGCCAGCGCCCTTGAAGAAACGGCGGCCTCCATGGAACAGCTGGGCGCCACCGTGCGCCAGAACGCCGACAACGCCGCCCAGGCCAACCAGCTGGCCATGACCGCCAGCACCGTGGCCGTGCAGGGCGGCGAGGTGGTGGCCGAGGTGGTGGACACCATGCGCGGCATCAACGACGCCAGCCGCAAGATCGCCGACATCATCGGCGTCATCGACGGCATTGCCTTTCAGACCAACATCCTCGCGCTCAATGCCGCCGTCGAGGCCGCCCGCGCCGGTGAGCAGGGCCGCGGCTTTGCCGTGGTCGCCGGCGAGGTGCGCTCGCTGGCCCAGCGCAGCGCCGAGGCCGCCAAGGAGATCAAGCAGCTCATCACCGACAGCGTGCAGCGCGTGGAACAGGGCACGCAGCTCGTGGATCGGGCCGGCAGCACCATGACCGAGGTGGTGGGCGCGATCCGCCGCGTGACCGACATCATGGGTGAGATCAGCGCCGCCAGCCGCGAGCAGAGCAGCGGCGTGGCCCAGGTGGGCGAGGCCGTCACGCAGATGGACCAGGCCACGCAGCAGAACGCGGCCCTGGTGGAGGAAAGCGCCGCCGCCGCCGGCAGCCTGAACCAGCAGGCCGGCGAGCTCGTGCGCGCCGTGGCCGTGTTCAAGCTCACGGGCCATGGCCCGGCGGCCGCTGCACTCACTCCGCAGGCCCACGCGCCTATGGCTGCGCCCGCCACGGCCCCACGCGCCATGCCCAGGCCCGCCGCGCAATCGGCGCCCGCCGCCAGGCCGGCACCGCGCACACCGGCCAGGCAAGCCACGCCCGGGGTGAGCAGCACACCCGCCAGGGCAGCCGCCGCACCCGCGGCGCTGACGACCGCGGGAGACGACGACTGGGAAAGCTTCTGACGTGCCTCCCGGGGTTTCCACCGCCAGCTTCGGCACCACGCGCAGCCCCGTCCGCGGGCTGTACCGTCTTCTGGTCGCCACCACCAGGGTCTTGCGCAGGCCACGCACGCTGGCACGCAAGGCATTCTGGGCCACCCTGCTGATCGCGCTGCTGGCGCTGGGCAATGTGCTGGTCATGCAGCTGCTGCTGCGCCAGTCCGACAACATTGCGGCAACCTTGAGCCTGGCGGGCCGCATGCGCATGCTCAGCCAGCAGATGACGCTGCGCGCCCTGGCACCCCGCCAGGATGCACTGGGCATGTCCGCGCAGTTGCAGGAGCAATACGCCGACTTCGAGTCCGCCCACGCCGCGCTGCTGCATGGCGGCCACACCCACGGCCAGCCGGTGCAGGCGCTCGCCCCCGGTCTGCAGCCCTCGCTGCAGAGCCTGACCGAAGGCTGGCGCCAATACCGCCAGGCCCTCGAGCGACTGCCCAGCCCTCCGCTGCAAACCCCCGAGCAGATTCGCGAGGTGATGGCCGCGGGGGATCTGCTGCTGGTGCGCACCGAGCGCCTCATGGAGCAGCTGGTGCAATACGCCGACGGCGTGCACCAGCGCGCACGCGTCAGCAGCCTGGCGCTGTTCGTCCTGGACATGCTGCTGCTCGCGCTGGCCTACACATTGCTGGTGCGCCGCGTGCTGCGCCCCGTGCGCACACTGACCACCCAATGCCGGGACATGGCCATGGGCCGCTACGGCACACACACGCCCCTGCCCATGGGCGACGAGCTTGGCGAGCTCGCGCAGGCGCTCCACCGCTCGTCCGCGCAGATCGCCACCCTGCTGCACGACGTAGCCCGGGAGCGCGACGCCCTGGCACAGATGCAGGCCATGTTCGACGGCCTCACGGACAACAGCGTGGCCGGCGTGTACCTGCTCGACGAGTCCATGCACCTCGTCTACGCCAACGAACAGCTGGCGCGCATGCTGGGCTATGAGCGCCAGCTGCTGGCCGACCGCTTTCCGCTGGCACGGCTGTTCTCGCCCGCGGTCTTTGACGATGTCCGCGTCCGCGTGCAGGACCGGCTGCAGGGACGGCTGCACAGCGCGCGCTACGAGCGCACCGCCCTGCGCGCCGACGGCAGCAGCCTGGAGATCGAGATCTTCGGGACCGCCATGCGCCTGAACGGCAGGCCGGCCGTGATAGGCATGATGCTGGACATCTCCCAGCGCAAGCGCGCCGAGGCCTCGGCGCGCCGCGCGGCGCTGGTCTACCAGAACACCACCGAGGCCATGGTGGTCACCGACGCCCAGGGCGTGGTGCTGGACACCAACCCCGCCTTCACCCAGGTGACCGGCTACGCGGCCCATGAAATCGTCGGCCGGCGCATGAACATGCTGAGCTCGGGACGCCAGAGCCGCGCCTTCTACCAGGCCATGTGGGCCAGCCTGCTGGAAAGCGGCAAGTGGAGCGGCGACATCTGGAACCGACGCAAGAACGGCGACGATTTCGTCGAGCGCCTGACCATCAGCGCCTCCTACAACGAGGACGGCAGCGTCGGCTGCTACATCGGCCTGTTCGCCGATGTGACGGCCCAGCGCCGACAGGAGGCCTCCATCTGGCACCAGGCACATCACGACCACCTGACCCAGCTGCCCAACCGTCAGATGTTCCAGCAGGAGCTCGAGCGCAGCATGGCGCAGACCCGCGCCAGTGGCCAGAGCTTCGCGCTGCTGTTTCTGGACCTGGATATGTTCAAGGAGGTCAATGACACCTTCGGCCACGACATGGGCGATGAACTGCTGTGCGAGGTCGCGCATCGCCTGCGCGGCTGCGTGCGCGCCAGCGACAAGCTGGCACGCCTGGGCGGCGACGAATTCACGCTGATCCTGCACCATCTGCAGCAACCCCAGGACGCACATGCGGTCTGCCGCAAGGTGCTGCACGCCCTGGCCCAGCCCTACGAGCTCATGGGCGGCGTGGTGCAGATCTCCGCCAGCGCGGGCGTCACGTACTTTCCACGTGACGGCCAGGATGGCGTGGCGCTGCTCAAACAGGCCGATCTGGCCATGTATGCGGCCAAGAACAAGGGACGCAATCAGTTCTGCGAATTCGTCCCGGCCATGGAGCAGGAGGCACAGGAGCGCCGCCTGCTGCTGCGCGATCTGCAGCAGGCCCTGGACGGGGGCGAGCTGACCCTGCACTACCAGCCCATCGTGGACATGCACACGGGCCGCACCGTCAAGGCCGAGGCGTTGCTGCGCTGGCACCACGGGGTGCGAGGCCCGGTGAGCCCCGCGCAGTTCGTGCCCCTGGCCGAGGAATCGGGCCTGATCGTGCCACTGGGTGACTGGGTGTTCCAGGAGGCGGCGCGCCAGCTCGCGCGCTGGCGTGCCGAGATCGCCCCCGAGCTCGAGATCAATGTCAACGTCTCACCCGTGCAGCTGCAATCGAGCGGCCCCTTGGCCCAGCCCTGGCTGCGGCATCTGCAGACGTTGCGGCTGCCGCCCGAGGCCCTGGCCATAGAACTCACCGAGAACGTGCTCATGGAGGCCGACCAGGACACCAGCGCCCGGCTGCAGGCGCTGCAATCGGCAGGGATGCAGCTGGCGCTGGACGACTTCGGCACCGGGTATTCGTCGCTCGCCTACCTCAAGCGCCTGGACATCGACTACCTCAAGATCGACCGCAGCTTCGTGAGCCAGCTCACGCAGGGCAGCGAGGACAACGTGCTGTGCCAGGCCATCATCGTGATGGCGCACCAGCTGGGTATACGCGTCGTGGCCGAAGGCGTGGAAACTCGGGAGCAGCACGACATCCTGCGCGCGGCCGGCTGCGACTTCGGCCAGGGCTACTGGTACTGCCACCCCGTGAGCGCGGAGGACTTCGGCGCCCGCCTGCGCGAGGAGCGCGCGGCCGTCGCCGAACCGCAACAGCCGTCGCCTCGGCCGTCCGCCCCCTCGGAAGCCCTCAGCCTCTGACGGCGCTCACCCACATGGGGACGAGCTCGGACAGGGCATCCACATAGCCGTCGGCATCCACCTCGCGCACCGGCCGGCCATGGTTGTAGCCGTAGGTGACCAGGGCCACGGGGCAGCCGGCGGCGCGCGCGGCGCGCGCGTCGTTGCTCGAATCGCCCACCATCAGCGTGCGCGCGGGCAGCGTGCCCAGGGCCTCGCAGGTCTTGAGCAAGGGCAGCGGATCGGGCTTCTTGCGCTCGAAGGCGTCGCCGCCGAACACATGGTCGAAGAAGCCGTCCAGGCCCTTGGCGCGCAGCAGCGGCAGCGCAAAGCTCGCGGGCTTGTTGGTCAGGCAGGCCAGGCGCAGCCCCGCGCCGCGCAGCGCCGTCAGGCCCTGCGCCACGCCGGGGTAGACGCTGGAGTAGCGCCCGTTGATGGCCAGGTAATGGTGCTGGTAGCGCTCCCAGGCCCGGGGCAGCATCGCTTCGATTTTTGAAGCATCCGGCGCTTGTCCTGTCTGCCCCAACACGTGATTGAGCACCGAACGCAGCAAATGCTCGCTGCCCTTGCCCACCATGTGCTCGATGAGGCTCGGGTCTATCGCGTGCAGCTCAAGGTCGGCAAGCATGCCGCCGAGCGCCTGGGCGAAGTCGCCCAGGGTGTCGACCATGGTGCCGTCGAGGTCGATGATGGCCGCGTCCAGCCCCTGCATCAGCATCCTTGGCGCCGTCATGCCAGGGCCCGGCGCATGGCGTCGATGACGGCCTTGTAGTCGGGCTTGCCGAAGATGGCACTGCCGGCCACGAAGGTGTCGGCGCCGGCGTCGGCCACGCGGCGGATGTTGTCCGCCTTGATGCCGCCGTCGACCTCCAGGCGTATGTCCTTGCCCGAGGCCTCGATGCGCCGACGCGCTGCCTCGATCTTTCGCAGCGTGCTGTCGATGAAGCTCTGGCCACCGAAGCCGGGATTGACGCTCATGAGCAGGATCAGGTCGATGTCCTCGATCACCCAGTCGAGCACATCGATCGGCATGGCCGGGTTGAAGGTCAGGCCGGCCTTGCAGCCGCGCGCCTTGATGGCCTGGATGCTGCGGTGCACATGGCTGCTCGCGTCGGGGTGGAAGCTGATCAGGTCGGCGCCGGCCTGGGCGAAGGCCTCGGCCAGCGCGTCCACGGGCTGCACCATGAGGTGCACGTCGATGGGCACGGGCCGTCCGTCCGGGGTGACGGCATGGGGCTTCAACGCCTGGCAGACCATGGGGCCGAAGGTCAGGTTGGGCACGTAGTGGTTGTCCATCACGTCGAAGTGGATCCAGTCGGCGCCGGCGGCGATGACGTTCTTCACTTCCTCGCCCAGGCGGGCAAAGTCGGCGGACAGGATGGACGGGGCGATGCGGTAGGTGCGGCTCATGGGCGCGGATTGTCGCAGCTACGGGAAGCTACCATTGCCACCATGCCCAAGTACGAATTCCAGGTCGAGGTGCAACCGCAGTACCTGCCCGACCAGTCCGCGCCCGACGAGGGTGTCTACGGCTTCGCCTACACCATCACCATCACCAACACCGGCGAGGTGACCGCGCAGCTGATCTCGCGCCACTGGGTGATCTGCGACGCCGGCGGTCACATGGAGGAGGTCAAGGGCCTGGGCGTGGTCGGGCACCAGCCGCTGCTCAAGCCCGGCGAATCCTTTGAATACACGAGCGGCTGCCGCCTGCGCACGGCCAGCGGCAGCATGCATGGCAGCTACTTCTGCGTGGCCGAGGACGGCACGCAGTTCAGCTGCCCCATCGCCCTGTTCGTGCTCGAGGCCACGACCGCGGGCGACGAACCCCATCCCATGACCCCGCGGGTGCTGCATTGAGCCGCGCGACGCCGGACCTCGCGCAGCTGCTCGCGCGCCTCGACCCGGCCGCGCCGCTGGCCGAGCGCCATCTGCAGCTGCTGGCGCTGCTGGACTGGGTGCGTGGCCACGAGCACACGGTGGAGGCCGCCACGGGCCGCGTGGCCCTGCTGGTGCAGGCGGCCGAGCAGTCGCCCGCCACGCGCCAGCGGCTGTCGGCCTGGTGGGCCGAGCTCACGCGGCATCTGGACATCACCACCCTGCTGGCCGACTTCGGCTTTGCGCAGCGCACCTCCATGGCCAGCGAGCTCGCCGAGCGCCTGCGCTACAAGCTGCTGCCCGTGAGCCCCGAGACCCAGGACGCCTCCGAGCTCTTCATGCTGGCCCTGCCGCACGAGCTGGACGCGCGCTGGCTGGCCGCGCTCGACGAGGAGCTGCTCGCGCGCCTGCTGGCCGTGCTGCTGCCCGCACAGGATGCGGGCGACGACGCGGCCAGCGCCAGCGCCAATGAATGGCAGCGCGCCCTGCTCGACGCCATCGCCTACTGCGCCGGACAAATCCTGGCCACGGGCTTTGCGCCCGAGCTGCGCCTGCGCATGAGCGAGGAGGTGCGCGCCGCCCAGCCCTTTCACGCCCTGCTGCGTGACGCCGAGAGCCTGCGCGTGGAGGTGCTGCACCCGCTGCGCACCGACGACCGCCTGCAGCAGGCCGTGCAGGGCCTGCGCGAGCGGCTCGATGCCTGCCGCGCGGCCGTGAACAACGTCTACGCGCATTTCGAGGACAACGGCATCTCCGTGGGCCTGGTGTTTCGCCTGCGCCAGCTGCGCGCGCGCATCCTGCGCGTGCGCGAGCTGCTCGAATGCCTGCTCTCGCCGCGCCCGGCGGCCTCGGCCATGCAGCTGCTCTCGCACCTGGTCCTCGTCGGGCGCCAGCGCCGCAGCGTGCGTACGCTGCTTGCCACCAACTCGTCGCTGGTGGCGGCCAAGGTGGCCGAGCGCAGCGCCGAGACCGGCGAGCACTACATCACGCGCACGGGCGGCGAGTACCTGTCCATGGTGCGCCAGGCCGCGGGCGGCGGCCTGGTCATGGCCGTCACCACGCTGATCAAGTTCGGCCTGTACGCGCTCGCGCTGTCGGCCTTCTGGGGCGGCTTCATGGCCGGCGTGAACTATGCGGTGAGCTTTGTGCTGATCCAGCTGCTGCACTTCACGGTGGCCACCAAGCAGCCAGCCATGACGGCGCCGGCCATGGCCGCCAAGCTCAAGGACCTGGAGGACGACGCGGCCGTCGAGTCCTTCGTGGACGAGGTCGCGCACCTGGTGCGCTCGCAGGTGGCGGCCGTGCTGGGCAATGTGCTGCTGGTGTTCCCTGGCGCGCTGCTGCTGGCGCTGTTCATCGCCCAGCTCTGGGGCAGGCCGGCCATCGATGCCGAGCACGCGCTGCACACGCTCGACACGCTGCACCTGCTCGGGCCCTCGCTGCTGTTTGCGGCCTTCACGGGCGTGCTGCTGTTTGCCTCCAGCATCCTCGCGGGCTGGGTGGAGAACTGGTTCGTGCTGCATCGCCTGGACTCGGCCATCGAGTACAACCCGCGCATCACTGCGGCCCTGGGGGTGCGACGTGCGGCACGCTGGGCACATTTTCTGCGCGGCAACATCTCGGGCCTGGCGGCCAACGTCTCGCTGGGCTTCATGCTCGGCCTCGCACCGGCCTTTGCCGCCTTCTTCGGCCTGGGACTCGAGGTGCGCCACGTCACGCTGACCACGGGCCAGATCGGCGTCGCCGCGGCCACGCTGGGGCACGATGTGCTGCATCTGCCGGCCTTCTGGTGGGCCGTGGCCCTGGTGCCGTTCAACGGCGCGCTCAACGTCATCGTGAGCTTTTACCTCGCGTTTCGTGTGGCGCTGCGCGCGCACAACGTGGGGCGCGTCGACCGCAACCGCATCTACCGCGCGCTGCGCAGGCGCCTGCGTCGCGCCCCGCTGGGCTTTTTTCTGCCCACGCGCGGCAGCGTCTGATAAGGTGCAGGCAGCAGGCGCTGCGCCGCACCCCACAGAGGCCGCACATCCGCTGCGGCCCGTGCGAGGGTTGCACCAGGCCTTCGTGGTCGCTGCCGCGCTCTGCCTGCGCCGAGACCAGGCGGGCCACGCCCGCACTCGACGGAAGGACATACAACAATGAATGAACTATTGAGCTTCTGGGCCCAGTGGCTGCGCCCATCGGCAGGGCTGCCCACCGTGCAGTGGGCATTGCTGCTGGCCGTGGCCGCCGTGGCCGGCTACCTGGTGCAGCGCCACAGCGGCCTGCCCAAGGTGCTGGGCTATTCGCTCGTGGGCACGCTGGCGGGCCTGGCGGGCTTTGGCGGCGCCGTCTGGCCGCTGCAGGGCATAGGCCTGTTCCTCGTGGAGCTGGCCGTGGCCGTGGTGCTGTTCGAGGCCGGCGGGCGCATCCCGCTGCGCTGGTTCCGCCACAACCCCATGGTGCTGGTGCAGAGCATTGCCGAGTCGGCGCTGACCTGTGCCGCCGTGTACTGGGCGATGCTGTGGCTGAAGGTGCCGGCGCCCGTCGCCGCCGCGCTGGCCATGGTGGCGCTGGCGGCATCGCCCGCCGTGCTCACGCGCGTGGTGAGCGACACCCATGCCGCGGGCCCCGTGACCGAGCGCGCCATCGTGCTGTCCACGCTGTCCTCGCTGTATGCGCTGACGCT
Protein-coding regions in this window:
- a CDS encoding aminodeoxychorismate/anthranilate synthase component II, whose translation is MKLLMVDNYDSFTYNIVQYFGELGAEVEVYRNDEITLEGIAARAPDRLVISPGPCSPAEAGVSVAAIRHFAGRLPILGVCLGHQSIGAAFGGRIVRAQQLMHGKTSVITTDEQGVFAGLPRQFTVNRYHSLAIERATLPDCLVVTATSEDGEIQGVRHRELAVEGVQFHPESILTEHGHAMLKNFLQQA
- the trpE gene encoding anthranilate synthase component I encodes the protein MITELEFKSLALEGYNRIPMIAEAFADLETPLSLYLKLAHGKGDGRNSFLLESVVGGERFGRYSFIGLPARTLLRASGFGDAARTEVVSDGQVVETHAGNPLDFIAEYQKRFKVALRPGLPRFCGGLAGYFGYDAVRYIEKKLENSCPPDSLGCPDILLLQCEELAVIDNLSGKLYLIVYADPAQSEAYAKAKKRLRELKDQLKYSVSAPQVRASESHPAQRSFAKEDYLAAVQRAKELIAAGDFMQVQVGQRIHKRYTQSPLSLYRALRSLNPSPYMYYYHFGDFQVVGASPEILVRQERTEEGTKVTIRPLAGTRPRGATPEKDRAAEQELVNDPKERAEHVMLIDLARNDIGRIARTGSVKVTEAFVVERYSHVMHIVSNVEGILNEGMTSMDVLKATFPAGTLTGAPKVHAMELIDELEPTKRGLYGGACGYLSYAGDMDVAIAIRTGIVKDGMLYVQAAAGVVADSVPELEWKETEHKARALLRAAELVEEGLE
- a CDS encoding chorismate mutase: MTRAIENVRHCTTMEEVRRQIDALDDILVPLLVTRGGYMTQAARIKKEAGQVRDEERIEAIIDRVRPRAAAEGGQPDVIEAIYRSMMEAYIAYEHEEFARLRAPGDAP
- a CDS encoding methyl-accepting chemotaxis protein produces the protein MRLNDIKVGTRLALSFGLVLLITATIAGIGVWRLQTLANETQRLTSTDNERLRAAVQWRQGIDQNWIRTRAALLDPGNDRLAAWNAEMAETSKGVDVSRKVVERLLQSDEGRRMLGDIDRAREAYRGPRAELFKRKAAGEDVAPLVDSQLKPLSDAYIQTLTALEARQLMLYEQTRDQAVAAASTGRMILVAATVVALLLGAVAALLLSRSITAPLHLAVRRAGQIAEGDLTQPIDAQGRDEAAALLGALRDMQASLTRVVADVRANAEGVATASSQIAQGNQDLSARTESQASALEETAASMEQLGATVRQNADNAAQANQLAMTASTVAVQGGEVVAEVVDTMRGINDASRKIADIIGVIDGIAFQTNILALNAAVEAARAGEQGRGFAVVAGEVRSLAQRSAEAAKEIKQLITDSVQRVEQGTQLVDRAGSTMTEVVGAIRRVTDIMGEISAASREQSSGVAQVGEAVTQMDQATQQNAALVEESAAAAGSLNQQAGELVRAVAVFKLTGHGPAAAALTPQAHAPMAAPATAPRAMPRPAAQSAPAARPAPRTPARQATPGVSSTPARAAAAPAALTTAGDDDWESF
- a CDS encoding EAL domain-containing protein; amino-acid sequence: MPPGVSTASFGTTRSPVRGLYRLLVATTRVLRRPRTLARKAFWATLLIALLALGNVLVMQLLLRQSDNIAATLSLAGRMRMLSQQMTLRALAPRQDALGMSAQLQEQYADFESAHAALLHGGHTHGQPVQALAPGLQPSLQSLTEGWRQYRQALERLPSPPLQTPEQIREVMAAGDLLLVRTERLMEQLVQYADGVHQRARVSSLALFVLDMLLLALAYTLLVRRVLRPVRTLTTQCRDMAMGRYGTHTPLPMGDELGELAQALHRSSAQIATLLHDVARERDALAQMQAMFDGLTDNSVAGVYLLDESMHLVYANEQLARMLGYERQLLADRFPLARLFSPAVFDDVRVRVQDRLQGRLHSARYERTALRADGSSLEIEIFGTAMRLNGRPAVIGMMLDISQRKRAEASARRAALVYQNTTEAMVVTDAQGVVLDTNPAFTQVTGYAAHEIVGRRMNMLSSGRQSRAFYQAMWASLLESGKWSGDIWNRRKNGDDFVERLTISASYNEDGSVGCYIGLFADVTAQRRQEASIWHQAHHDHLTQLPNRQMFQQELERSMAQTRASGQSFALLFLDLDMFKEVNDTFGHDMGDELLCEVAHRLRGCVRASDKLARLGGDEFTLILHHLQQPQDAHAVCRKVLHALAQPYELMGGVVQISASAGVTYFPRDGQDGVALLKQADLAMYAAKNKGRNQFCEFVPAMEQEAQERRLLLRDLQQALDGGELTLHYQPIVDMHTGRTVKAEALLRWHHGVRGPVSPAQFVPLAEESGLIVPLGDWVFQEAARQLARWRAEIAPELEINVNVSPVQLQSSGPLAQPWLRHLQTLRLPPEALAIELTENVLMEADQDTSARLQALQSAGMQLALDDFGTGYSSLAYLKRLDIDYLKIDRSFVSQLTQGSEDNVLCQAIIVMAHQLGIRVVAEGVETREQHDILRAAGCDFGQGYWYCHPVSAEDFGARLREERAAVAEPQQPSPRPSAPSEALSL
- the gph gene encoding phosphoglycolate phosphatase (PGP is an essential enzyme in the glycolate salvage pathway in higher organisms (photorespiration in plants). Phosphoglycolate results from the oxidase activity of RubisCO in the Calvin cycle when concentrations of carbon dioxide are low relative to oxygen. This enzyme is a member of the Haloacid Dehalogenase (HAD) superfamily of aspartate-nucleophile hydrolase enzymes (PF00702).); its protein translation is MQGLDAAIIDLDGTMVDTLGDFAQALGGMLADLELHAIDPSLIEHMVGKGSEHLLRSVLNHVLGQTGQAPDASKIEAMLPRAWERYQHHYLAINGRYSSVYPGVAQGLTALRGAGLRLACLTNKPASFALPLLRAKGLDGFFDHVFGGDAFERKKPDPLPLLKTCEALGTLPARTLMVGDSSNDARAARAAGCPVALVTYGYNHGRPVREVDADGYVDALSELVPMWVSAVRG